A genomic window from Alicyclobacillus dauci includes:
- a CDS encoding nuclear transport factor 2 family protein, whose translation MLMQRESRPPFPPFDESTARQKVRMAEDAWNTRDPERVALAYSIDSQWRNRSEFVSGRSEIVEFLKRKWHRELEYRLIKSLWAFHDNRIAVRFAYEWHDDSGNWFRSYGNENWEFNESGLMVRRHASINDLPITQENRLFHWELGPRPNDIPELEEFGL comes from the coding sequence ATGTTGATGCAGCGAGAATCTCGCCCGCCATTTCCCCCGTTTGACGAATCAACAGCCCGGCAAAAAGTCCGCATGGCTGAGGACGCGTGGAATACCCGCGACCCTGAACGCGTAGCATTGGCTTATAGCATAGACAGCCAGTGGCGGAATCGGTCTGAATTTGTATCCGGCAGATCGGAGATTGTTGAGTTCCTAAAGAGGAAATGGCATCGGGAATTGGAGTACCGTTTAATCAAAAGCCTCTGGGCGTTCCACGATAACAGAATCGCCGTACGGTTTGCGTACGAGTGGCACGATGATTCGGGTAATTGGTTTCGCTCTTATGGAAATGAAAATTGGGAGTTCAATGAATCCGGATTGATGGTACGTCGTCATGCATCGATTAACGATTTGCCCATCACTCAGGAGAATCGACTCTTTCATTGGGAACTTGGACCGCGCCCAAATGACATACCGGAGTTAGAGGAGTTTGGGCTATAA
- a CDS encoding MerR family transcriptional regulator has translation MAYTVKEVSEKTGVSRYTLRFYEKEGVLPHVGRDKNGVRLYIDSDIDWIETVQVLRSTGLPLAEIREYVELYKGGRKTLQQRKTLMTRQKNKVEEQISRLIKTLEKINYKLALFDAQEEKFEKLP, from the coding sequence ATGGCCTACACAGTTAAGGAGGTTTCCGAGAAAACGGGCGTGTCTCGTTATACCTTACGTTTCTATGAAAAAGAAGGCGTGTTACCCCATGTTGGACGGGACAAGAACGGAGTACGCTTGTATATCGACTCCGATATTGACTGGATTGAAACGGTGCAGGTTCTACGTTCAACAGGCTTGCCTTTAGCGGAAATAAGAGAGTATGTAGAGCTATACAAGGGAGGGCGTAAGACGCTACAGCAGCGGAAAACGTTGATGACGCGTCAGAAGAACAAAGTAGAGGAGCAAATATCGCGTTTAATCAAAACGTTAGAAAAGATCAATTACAAGCTTGCATTGTTTGACGCTCAAGAAGAGAAATTTGAAAAGCTGCCTTAA